A stretch of the Candidatus Gracilibacteria bacterium genome encodes the following:
- a CDS encoding BspA family leucine-rich repeat surface protein, whose amino-acid sequence MNYFKKQAFTLVELIVVITILAILGTIGFISLQGYSVTARESARISDLATIQRALEFFQTTEGYYPDPTDFINVTYSGSLAWKQGVFGDATRNTVQRISETPTDPLLGSPYAYSTTNTRQEYELGAISESPLTSFNFMTNQANAANTFYTNIVGNYNREIVAIQESDFVYILGVPTIITSEIVDVTVEQIFANQSFSIKNSKNLPGNLTNFIPQGQTLKEGISFTPGVLTSVTAPVLYSGPTISLANTSEKQLFGENIISYYTNSNISENQQYDNLKNKTGSEIAVVDQILLNNKSGIDSSNLVSSSSSTGPSIDCYDSLNVGKIGTGGECLNMLIVDTAMLKSVSSGTVGGNATYSLTGPDSNVYTFANSSYNIFTGQVTDMAGLFYNQGSFNQDIGYWNTSNVTKMDYLFYNALVFNQNIGAWNVSNVTNFESTFQDAREFNQDIGNWKPIKAVNAYNMFRTAAKSNQNISSWDTSKITSMRNMFNQAIVFNQDINTKIITRGDGSTYKAWDTSSVTNMNGMFIGASQFNGNISSWNTKNVTIMTSLLYGATSFNQDLSTWCVSQFASIPAGFDTETPAWTPKTNRQPKWGVVCPTS is encoded by the coding sequence ATGAATTATTTCAAGAAACAAGCTTTTACACTTGTTGAACTCATAGTTGTTATCACGATTCTCGCAATTCTAGGGACGATAGGATTCATTTCACTCCAATGATACTCCGTAACAGCACGTGAATCAGCACGAATTTCTGATTTAGCTACGATTCAAAGAGCACTTGAATTTTTTCAAACAACAGAATGATATTATCCAGATCCAACTGATTTTATTAATGTAACATACTCAGGTTCACTCGCTTGGAAACAAGGAGTCTTTGGAGATGCTACAAGAAATACGGTACAAAGAATTTCTGAAACTCCTACTGATCCACTACTGTGATCTCCGTATGCATATTCTACGACGAATACAAGACAAGAGTATGAACTTTGAGCCATAAGTGAGAGTCCACTTACGAGCTTTAATTTCATGACGAATCAAGCCAATGCAGCTAATACTTTTTACACTAATATTGTGTGAAACTATAATAGAGAAATAGTTGCGATTCAAGAATCAGATTTTGTATATATACTTTGAGTTCCAACTATAATAACAAGTGAAATAGTAGATGTTACAGTTGAGCAAATCTTTGCAAACCAAAGCTTTTCAATTAAAAATTCAAAAAATCTTCCTTGAAACCTTACTAATTTTATACCACAGTGACAAACACTTAAGGAATGAATTAGTTTCACTCCTTGAGTACTTACGAGTGTTACCGCACCTGTTTTATATTCTGGACCAACTATTTCACTTGCAAACACTAGCGAAAAACAATTGTTTTGAGAAAATATTATTTCATACTACACAAACTCAAATATTTCTGAGAATCAACAATATGATAACCTGAAAAACAAAACAGGGAGTGAAATAGCTGTTGTTGATCAAATACTCCTAAATAATAAATCTGGAATTGATTCTAGTAATTTAGTAAGTTCATCATCAAGTACTTGACCTTCTATTGATTGTTATGATTCTCTCAATGTCTGAAAAATAGGAACAGGTGGAGAATGTTTAAATATGCTCATTGTAGATACTGCAATGTTGAAATCTGTTTCTAGCGGAACAGTGTGATGAAACGCTACATATTCTTTAACATGACCTGACAGTAATGTTTACACATTTGCTAACTCAAGTTACAATATTTTTACATGACAAGTCACTGATATGGCAGGTTTGTTTTATAACCAAGGTAGTTTTAATCAAGATATTTGATATTGGAATACCAGTAATGTAACGAAAATGGACTACTTATTCTATAATGCATTAGTATTTAATCAAAATATTTGAGCTTGGAATGTTTCAAATGTAACAAATTTCGAAAGTACTTTTCAAGATGCGAGAGAATTTAATCAGGATATTTGAAACTGGAAACCTATAAAAGCAGTAAATGCATATAATATGTTTAGAACAGCTGCAAAATCTAATCAAAATATATCTTCATGGGATACGAGTAAAATTACTTCAATGAGAAATATGTTTAATCAAGCTATAGTATTTAATCAAGACATAAATACAAAAATTATTACAAGATGAGATGGAAGTACTTATAAGGCCTGGGATACGAGTAGTGTTACGAACATGAACTGAATGTTTATTTGAGCTTCACAATTTAATTGAAATATTTCATCGTGGAATACAAAGAATGTTACCATAATGACATCACTATTGTATTGAGCTACATCTTTTAATCAGGATCTAAGTACATGGTGTGTTTCACAATTTGCCAGTATACCAGCTTGATTTGATACAGAGACACCAGCTTGGACTCCAAAAACAAATCGTCAACCTAAATGGTGAGTTGTATGTCCGACGAGTTAA
- the earP gene encoding elongation factor P maturation arginine rhamnosyltransferase EarP produces the protein MTDLYCDIIDNYGDMAFAIKVINTYTFEKKEQSFRFFSNNRDLYDVFSKNLLESAQVTYYNLSEVQSYTPSSKILNLFEIEIHYSFLESFEFPIHLTDFTYFSLEAKDGIYKPGIIEYHDKISTHSNLTVKHFSVSLLNFTGGAFSEKIYQTKILEKEYFLEKYHLNTNKKWISVFCYPETQSELEKTGFFESFGDDYIFLSFGKQVLSYKNSMTLPFLSMQEYASLLHYCEGNIVRGENSMINAMESGKPFYWDIYKENNGAHREKIHDFCEYLKLNGYGDEYVRAQKLGNLEYKYGVVHKIFTQKKES, from the coding sequence ATGACTGACCTATACTGTGACATTATAGATAATTACTGAGATATGGCTTTTGCTATCAAGGTAATCAATACCTACACCTTTGAAAAAAAAGAACAGAGTTTTCGATTCTTTTCCAATAACAGAGATCTCTATGATGTATTTTCAAAAAATCTTTTAGAAAGTGCTCAAGTAACATATTATAATCTGAGTGAGGTACAATCCTATACTCCAAGCTCAAAGATACTCAATTTGTTTGAGATAGAGATACATTACTCATTTTTAGAGTCTTTTGAGTTCCCTATTCATCTGACTGATTTTACATATTTCTCTCTTGAAGCGAAAGACTGAATCTATAAACCATGAATAATAGAGTATCACGATAAAATATCAACGCACAGTAATTTGACCGTGAAACATTTTAGTGTTTCACTTCTAAATTTTACCTGAGGGGCATTTTCAGAAAAAATTTACCAAACAAAAATATTAGAAAAAGAATATTTTTTAGAAAAATATCATCTGAATACAAATAAAAAATGGATCTCAGTTTTCTGTTATCCTGAAACTCAAAGTGAACTTGAAAAAACATGATTTTTTGAATCATTTTGAGACGATTATATATTTTTAAGCTTTTGAAAACAAGTACTTTCATATAAAAATAGTATGACTCTGCCCTTTCTTTCAATGCAAGAATACGCATCTCTCCTGCATTATTGTGAATGAAATATAGTACGGTGAGAAAATAGTATGATTAACGCTATGGAATCTTGAAAACCATTTTACTGGGATATTTATAAAGAGAATAATGGTGCACATAGAGAAAAAATACACGATTTTTGTGAATATTTAAAATTGAATTGATACTGAGATGAATATGTTAGAGCTCAAAAATTATGAAATTTAGAGTATAAATATGGTGTAGTACATAAAATATTTACACAAAAAAAAGAGAGTTAA
- the pnp gene encoding polyribonucleotide nucleotidyltransferase, translating to MYGLSDSTAITMQPLKKEYTIAGKKLSFETGKLGLLANGAITMSDEGGNMLFTTAGIKEVGLNLKADFFPLVVDYQEKYYAAGKIGGNRFMKREARPSDAATLTSRMIDRPIRPMFPKGIINDTQIIATTLSSDNNCEMGSWGITSASLALMVAGAPFEGPVSGVKIVLNQDDSYTFEPNFEQEKNAKLHLVIAGTSDAITMVEAGASEVSNKQMLDALSHAHSIVKDLCAAQLDFKQFYEAQYGVIHLIEPSFNLPDTSLYDTVRDFLTEEKMQSLYNVGKKEFQAVLDTFDVETRDYLLEKKYLSEDDDTSGVGAMVYKRVKEVMRKNILSTGTRLDGRKTDEVRKIKSEVGLLPRTHGSALFQRGMTQVLNICTLGGPEDNMLVDGMFDESTKRYIHHYNFPPYSVGEVRMMRGTGRREIGHGRLAERALEPVLPSEAEFPYMIRTVSEVTTCNGSSSMASVCGSTMSLMNAGVPIKRPVSAVAMGMIYDEESGEYKILSDIQAQEDFLGDMDFKVARTSVGITAMQMDVKIKGLQMKVFEEAFIQGESATMYILGEMLKTQAEVAPELSPYAPLIMSMQIAESQIRTVIGKGGETIQKIQATHDVIISIAEDGLTTITAKTQDSGKAAIAVITELLWVPEVGFISSGKIVKIIDGVGAIVEFRGKQSGMIHISKLSKEKVEKIEDIVKVDEMVDFEIIQVDLAKGRIGLKRMEK from the coding sequence ATGTACGGACTTTCAGATAGCACGGCTATTACCATGCAACCTCTCAAAAAAGAGTATACTATTGCTGGAAAAAAACTCAGTTTTGAAACAGGAAAATTAGGACTTCTCGCAAATGGTGCGATTACTATGAGTGATGAGGGAGGAAATATGCTCTTCACGACTGCAGGCATAAAGGAAGTTGGACTCAATCTAAAAGCTGACTTTTTTCCACTGGTTGTTGATTATCAAGAAAAATATTATGCAGCTGGAAAGATAGGAGGAAATAGATTTATGAAACGTGAAGCTCGTCCAAGTGACGCTGCAACGCTTACTTCTAGAATGATTGATAGACCTATCAGACCCATGTTCCCAAAAGGGATAATTAACGATACTCAAATTATCGCAACAACTCTTTCAAGTGATAATAACTGTGAAATGGGAAGCTGGGGAATAACTTCAGCATCACTTGCACTTATGGTTGCAGGAGCTCCATTTGAATGACCTGTTTCAGGAGTGAAAATAGTTTTAAATCAAGATGATAGCTACACATTTGAACCAAATTTTGAACAAGAAAAAAATGCAAAACTTCATCTTGTCATTGCTGGGACATCTGATGCTATTACTATGGTAGAAGCTTGAGCAAGTGAAGTCTCAAATAAACAAATGTTGGATGCTTTATCTCATGCTCATAGCATTGTAAAAGACTTGTGTGCAGCACAACTTGATTTCAAACAATTTTATGAAGCACAGTATGGAGTAATTCACTTGATTGAACCAAGTTTTAATCTTCCGGATACGAGTTTATATGATACTGTGAGAGATTTTTTGACAGAAGAAAAAATGCAATCTCTCTACAATGTTGGAAAAAAAGAATTTCAAGCAGTACTTGATACTTTTGATGTTGAAACACGTGATTATCTTCTAGAAAAAAAGTATTTAAGTGAAGACGATGACACTTCAGGAGTTGGTGCAATGGTCTATAAAAGAGTAAAAGAAGTCATGAGAAAAAATATTCTTAGTACGGGAACTCGCCTTGATGGTCGAAAAACAGATGAAGTGAGAAAAATAAAATCAGAAGTATGACTCCTTCCAAGAACCCATGGTTCAGCATTATTTCAAAGAGGAATGACACAAGTCCTTAATATCTGTACTCTAGGTGGACCTGAGGATAATATGCTCGTTGATGGGATGTTTGATGAATCTACAAAGAGATATATACATCATTATAACTTTCCTCCATATTCAGTATGAGAAGTCAGAATGATGCGAGGAACTGGTCGAAGAGAAATCGGACACGGACGACTTGCTGAAAGAGCACTTGAACCAGTTCTCCCAAGTGAAGCTGAGTTCCCATATATGATACGAACAGTATCAGAAGTTACGACCTGTAATGGATCAAGTTCTATGGCATCTGTGTGTGGCTCTACGATGAGTCTTATGAACGCGTGAGTCCCAATTAAAAGACCAGTTTCAGCAGTTGCTATGGGGATGATATATGATGAAGAGAGCGGAGAATATAAAATACTTTCAGATATCCAAGCGCAAGAAGATTTCTTATGAGATATGGATTTCAAAGTAGCACGAACATCTGTAGGGATTACGGCTATGCAAATGGACGTCAAGATTAAATGACTGCAAATGAAGGTCTTTGAAGAGGCTTTTATTCAAGGTGAATCTGCTACGATGTATATTCTGGGTGAAATGCTGAAGACACAAGCAGAAGTTGCTCCAGAACTCTCTCCATACGCTCCACTTATTATGAGTATGCAAATAGCTGAATCTCAAATTAGAACAGTTATTGGAAAAGGATGAGAAACCATTCAAAAAATCCAAGCGACGCACGATGTCATTATCTCAATTGCTGAGGATGGACTCACGACGATTACAGCAAAAACACAAGACTCTTGAAAAGCTGCCATTGCAGTTATTACTGAACTCCTTTGGGTTCCAGAAGTTTGATTTATTAGTTCTGGGAAAATCGTTAAAATAATTGATGGAGTTGGAGCCATTGTAGAATTTAGAGGGAAACAATCAGGAATGATACATATTTCAAAACTCTCAAAAGAAAAAGTAGAAAAAATCGAAGATATAGTTAAGGTAGATGAAATGGTTGATTTTGAAATTATTCAAGTTGATCTTGCAAAGGGGAGAATTGGACTGAAGAGGATGGAAAAATAA
- the efp gene encoding elongation factor P: MKTAFQSRLGTVLRIDNELYLVVKFEYRRGGRGATTINLRLKNLIQGNSVDRQFDGEVKMDDVTLDRAKFEYLYESAGEYFFMNNETFEQIELGEDNIGDNKYYLTEGMIVDVQQYEGKFIGISLPTSVRLTIETCDPGVKGNTADGKVMKDAVTNTGLNIKIPGFVEQGEDIMVNTESGEYSERAK, from the coding sequence ATGAAAACAGCATTTCAATCACGATTGGGAACAGTTCTGAGGATAGATAACGAGTTATATCTTGTCGTTAAATTTGAATATAGAAGAGGTGGACGAGGAGCAACAACCATTAATCTGAGACTTAAAAACCTTATACAAGGAAATAGTGTGGATAGACAATTTGATTGAGAAGTAAAAATGGATGATGTGACACTCGATAGGGCAAAATTTGAGTATCTCTATGAATCAGCTGGAGAATATTTCTTCATGAATAACGAAACTTTTGAACAAATAGAGCTTTGAGAAGATAATATCTGAGATAATAAATATTATCTCACAGAAGGTATGATTGTTGATGTACAACAATACGAAGGAAAATTCATCTGAATTTCCCTTCCTACATCAGTAAGACTCACTATTGAAACCTGTGATCCTGGAGTGAAGTGAAATACGGCAGACTGAAAAGTTATGAAAGACGCAGTTACTAACACTGGACTTAATATAAAAATCCCAGGATTTGTTGAACAAGGAGAAGATATTATGGTCAATACAGAATCTGGTGAATATTCAGAACGTGCAAAATAA